The genomic interval GCTGTACCGGGAATCGGCGCCTGGCGAAGGTCGGCGGGTGGACAGCGGGGTCAGCGAAGGCGACGTGGTGTCGCCGTTCTACGACCCGATGCTGGGCAAGCTGATTGCCTGGGGTGAAAACCGCGAACAGGCACGCCTGCGCTTGCTGGCCATGCTAGACGAGTTTGCGATTGGCGGGTTGAAGACCAACATTGCCTTCCTGCGCCGCATTTTGGCCCACCCTGCGTTTGCGGCGGCAGAGCTGGACACCGGATTCATTCCACGCCACCAGGACGTGCTGCTGCCAGCGCCAGGTGCGCTGCCGGCGGGCTTCTGGGAGGCGGCAGCCGAAGCCTGGCTGCAAAGCCAGCCCGGGCATCAGCGCGATGACGACCGCAGTTCGCCATGGGGTGCGCACAACGGCCTGCGCCTGGGCCTGCCGGCACGCAGCAGCCTGCACCTGTTGAGCGGCGGGCAGGACCAGGCGGTTGCACTGGAACGCAGCGCTACGTCCACCTGGGAGTTAGTGGGCGAGCAACTGGTGCACGATGAGGCAGGTGTGCGCCGCCAGCATTTGGCGATTCGCCGCGACGGCACGCTGTACCTGCACTGGGATGGCGAGATGCACGCCATTCAGGCCTTCGACCCGATTGCCGAAGCCGAGGCCAGCCATGGCCATCAAGGCGGCCTGGGTGCGCCCATGAACGGTAGCATCGTGCGGGTGCTCGTCGAGCCGGGACAGGTGGTTGAAGCCGGTACGGCACTGGTGGTGCTGGAGGCCATGAAGATGGAACATAGCATTCGTGCGCCGCATGGCGGGACGGTGAAGGCGTTGTTCTGCCAGGAAGGGGATATGGTCAGCGAAGGGACGGTGCTGGTCGAGCTGGCTGAGTGAGGTAAGCGGGGTCCACCGCCTAGCTCGGACGGCGAAAGTTTGCGCGATCACTGTGGGAGCGGGCATGCCCGCGAACACCGGCAAAGCCGGTGCCATAAACCGCGTTGGATTCTTCGCGGGTGAACCCGCTCCCACAGGGCCAGCGCAATGCTTGAGATCGGCACCGTACTTGTGGGAGCCCCGCTTGGCGATGGGCTGCGCAGCAGCGCCGGCTATCTAGAAGGCCCCGTGCACCCGCACGACCACCCCCAGGAACTCGCAGCCCTCTTCACACAGGATTGTCGGATAGCGCGTATTCAACGGTTTGAGCATCTTGTCGCCACCCTCCTCGACCAACTGCCGCAACACTGCAGGCCGCCCCGGCTGCCGCGCAATCACCAACCTGCCGGGTTCTGCCTGCAGGCCCGTGTCCACCAGCACTCGCATGCCCTCAGGCACGCTCTTGCCACTGGCTGCATTCATCGAGTCGTTTTCCACCACTAGCCAGAACGCATTGCCTGCGGGCATGTAATCCGTCTGTTCGTGGCATTTGCCCGCTTCAGGCAAAGGCCCCTGCAAGTCAGCCCAGGTCAGAACCGGGAAGCGGAAGCTTGCATAAAGCAGCGCTTGGGCTGATACCGGGGGCTCGACCGCATAGCGCCCAGGGGCTTCGCGCAAGATGTCACGCTCTACCACCATGACTTGTGCTTCCAGAAACACCAGGCCAAGTTTCTCGAGCTTTTCGTTTATGGTTTCCAGCGTCGGCCGCCGCGTGCCACGTAGCCAATGACCCACGCCACCCTGAGTCATGCCCAGCCGTTCGGCCAGCTTCAGCTGGCTGAGGTTGTGTTCGCGCTTGTAGCGCTTGAGAAATGCGTTCCAGTTTTCCATGAGCGGAAACAATACGGACTGTATTATTCGCAGCAATACACAATCTGAATTATTTATTTGATCATAATCAGTACAGATTGACCTATCCTCTGATTCCATTGTGTTTAAAGGGAAATCACAAGGTATCGCGATGAAACCACCGAAAAACGACGAAACAGATCTCGACAGCGAAGCCGCCCGCCGCGCCCTCGACTACTACCTCAATCCCAAGCCACAGCGCCCTACCCTGGACAACAAGATCTGGACCCTGCACGAGAGCGTCACGAGCGACCAGGCCCAGGAACATGCCATCGCCCTGCTGCGCTGCGCCGCCGCCACCGCGCAGGAAACTGCCAGCCACCAGCATGGCAGCCAGCGCGAACTGACCTACGCGTTGATGCACATGATGGACATGGCCCGCGCCCTGCTGGAGCACAATCGCGCCGCAGATCCGGAATTCTGAAGAAAAAAGAAAGGGAGAGAACGTGATGGCCTGGAACGGCAAATGCCCCGATTGCCGGGACAAGGAAGCGCATCGGTAAAACTTTTTTACCGAAATGGATAAAAATCATTTGACTGGCAAATGATAACGATTATTATTGCACTCAGCTGATCGCGAGACCAGCTGGATAACCTGGAGCTTAGGTCGCTCTCAGATTATCTCCTCATCAGGCTAATCACGGTTTTTGACCCGGCTTTTTGCCGGGTCTTTTTTTTGGCTCTTCAGGCTAATGAAGATCGTAATGGCGCGCATGATAGCAAAGGTGTTTCAGGGCGTGAACGCTCATTACAAAACTTTGCGGAATCAGCACTTGAGAATCAATCTCGTTTCGCCTACGCTGGTTCCGCATCAAGGAAGATGCCCCCACCCCTCCCCCTTTCATGCAAGGAGCTGTCCATGACCCGTCTGCTACTGCCCCTTGAGCACCCAACGCCTGTTACCGAACACGATCCCGATCGCGCCTTGCTGCATGCGCTCAAGCGGCTGCCACGGCGTGTGCAGCAAGTGTTCCTGCTCAACCGCCTCGACCAACTGGACTTCGCCAGCATCGCTGCCCGCCTCGACTTGCCCCTGGCGAGCATCGAGCAAAACATGGACCAGGCGCTGCAGGCCGGGCGCTCACGCCGTGATGTGCTGTCGAGTGTTGCCGGGCAATGGTATGTGCGCTTGCAAAGCCCACAGGTGACCGCTTGCGAACGGATCGACTTTCGTCGCTGGCTGGATGCGGATACGGCAAACCTGCAAGCGTTTCACGAAACCGAACTGCGCTGGCGCAGCCTGTTGGCCCCGGCACGGCAACTGGGCCATGACGGCTGGTACCGGCAAGGCCGGGCGGCGCTGTCGCTGGGTGGGTGCTCGATTGCGGTCGGGCTTGGCGTGGCGGCGTTGGTAGTGTTTGGTCTCTGGGCCTGATTACGCACCCGTACGTCGGTCAAAAGCGCTCGGCCGGGTCTGTGGTCATGAGCATCTGCTGGAAGCGCTCCAGAAAGATCGACTCGGCTTGGGTAAACTTCTGTTCCCGGTTCCACAGCAGGTACACGTTCACATCGATCACCCCGTCCCACGGCGGCAGTCGCCACAGCTCATTGGCCTGGACATCCGCCGCGACGATGTGCTCCGGCAGGCAGCCGATGCCGTAACCGGCTCCCACCAGCCGCAGAATTTCATCCAGGCTCGGTGACGATGCAACAATACGCCCGGTAAACCCCTGCTGATCACGAAACACCGTCAGCGGCGACAGGTTGCCGCCCATCTGGTCACTGGTGAAGCTCACAAAGTTCTCGCCCTGCAGATCCGCCAGGGTGAGGTTCTTGCGACCGAACAAGCGATGGCGCTTGCCACAGAAAAACGCGTAGCGTTGTTCTAACAGCACCCGTTGTTCAAGCCGGGGCTGGGGCGTGCGGCACAGGCTCAGGCCGAACGAGGCGGTCTTCTGCAACAAGCCACTGGCCACATTCGAACTACGCAGCACATCGATCTCCACCTCCACCTGGGGGTAGTCACTGTGGAATTGTGCGAGAAACTCATCATAGACGCGGGACTGTATACGGCTGATGCTCAGCAGGCGGATTTTGCCCGTCACTGTTTCGGCTGGGCGGTCCAGCGCAGGCCCCAGCCGCGAGACCGTGCCGTATAGCTCGGCAGCGATCTGCATTACCTCTTCCCCCGCCTGCGACAGGTTGATGCGTGGCCCGCGGCGTACCACCAAGGCACTGCCCAACTGCTCCTCAAGACGCCTCAGCGCCTGGCTTACCGCCGGCTGGCTCAAGTGCAGCCGTGCCGCAGCGCGGCTGATACTGCCCTCCTGGCCGATCACCAGAAATGTTCGCAACAGGTTCCAGTCGAGGCGATCGTTGAGGAAACGCTTGGCTTCGGGGTCCCTCGTGAAGGGCGTTGTCGTCAGCATCATTATTTGTTGATCTTATACTGGAGTATTGGAATTAGAAGCTTTTCCTAGCATAGGACTTGGCCCAATATCTGGCAACGCACCACCAGGGTGCCTTTGTCATACCCGTGCTGAGGGTTCTCCCCGAACTGGGCGATTGATCGCACGCGTTACCAAGAGGTGATCCATGAAAGCGTTTTTCCATCCAGCTCAACGCCTGCACCACCCCCGCTCCTATCTGTCACGTGGGCAGATGCGCCAACCACAGGAAGTGCCGGCACGCATCGAACCGCTGCTGGCAGTGGTCAATAAGCTAGGCTACCCGCTGTTCGAGCCCGCTGACCACGGCCTGGCGCCGCTGGCGGCGGTGCATGGCCAGGCGTATCTGGACTACCTGGGCAGCGCCTACCAGCAGTGGCATGAAGTGCCGGAAGACTGGGGCGATGAGGTGATGTCCAACATCTACATCCGTGAAGGCAACCCGTTGCGCGGCATCCTCGGCAAGACCGCCCGCTACCTGGCCGATGGCAGTTGCCCGATCGGCGAGCACACCTGGCAGGCCGCCTACTGGTCGGCGCAGAGCGCAGTGGCCGCAGCACATGCGGTGATCGAAGGCGACCAGGCCGCTTATGCGCTGTGCCGGCCGCCAGGGCACCATGCCCGCGCCGAAGCGGCGGGTGGGTTCTGCTATCTGAACAATGCCGCAATCGCCGCCCAGGTGCTGCGTGGCAAGTTCGACAAAGTGGCCATGCTCGACACCGACATGCACCACGGCCAGGGCATCCAGGAAATTTTCTACGAGCGCAACGATGTACTGTACGTGTCGATTCATGGCGACCCGACCAACTTCTACCCCGTGGTCGCCGGGTTCGATGATGAGACCGGAGCGGGTGCAGGAGCAGGCTTCAACCTGAACCTGCCCATGGCACACGGGGCCAGCGAAGCGGATTTCTTAGCCTGCATGGACCAGGCGGCAACAGCGCTGCACGCCTTCGCTCCCGACGTGCTGGTGCTGTCGCTGGGCTTTGATATCTACGAAAACGACCCCCAATCCAAGGTCCACGTCAGCCATGAAGGGTTTTACCTTCTGGGGCAGCGGATCAAGGCGCTGGGCCTGCCTTGCGTGGTGATCCAGGAGGGTGGCTACGACATTGCGACCCTCGATGAAAATGCCTCGCGCTTTTTTGCCGGGATGGCTGCCTAAGGCAACACCCGTGCGGCGCCGAACCTGAGCGACACGCGAGCTCCAGCAATAATCGACTACGGGCTGGTCCACTCCAGCTCAACCACCACTGGGAAGTGATCCGAGGGAAGCACGCCGTTGATGAGGCGATCGTCGGTAACGAAGCTGCGCGCATGGAAGCCGCGCTCCAGCACCCAGTCCACGCGCACTGTGGCCTTGCCGGTGAAACCATGGAAGGTATTGCTTGGCCCCCGCGGGGTTTTCACTACAGGACGGGTATCCTGCAATACGCGGGAAAGCGCCAGGTAAGCCGAACTGCCGGGTTCAGCATTGAAATCACCTGTTAGCACCACGGGCACGCCAATGGGTAATTTGTCGACGCGAGCGGCGATCAGCTCTGCCCCCTTGACCCGCGCCGTCTCATCCTCTGCGCGATAAGGCAGATGAGTATTCAGGAAATAGAAACGGCGGCCGTCCTCGATCCGACGGAATAACGCCCAACTGACCATGCGAGGAAAGAGATTGCCCCAGCTGACGCTCCCTGCAACGTCAGGCGTGTCCGACAGCCAAAAGTCACCCCATTGTTCCGCCGTCATCTGCGTGCTGTCGTAGAACACACCCATATGTTCATCGCCGTCGCCGCCGCGTCGCCCCTCCCCGAACCAACGGTAGCCGGGAAGGTGAGCTGCCAGATAATCAGCCTGCTCCTGCACGAGCTCCTGAGTACCGATAACAGCGGGCTGGACATCCAGAATCATCGTGACCATCGCGGCCCGACGGTCTTCCCACCGCTTACCAGGCGCAGCGTCGACCGGTGTGCGCACATTGAATGACATGACCTTCAACGATTCGGGCAGCCCTGCCCAAACATTACCCGGCAGTACAAGTATCAGCAGCGCCAGCAGTATAGGTTGATAGATGGACACCCTCATGGAATCCCTCCGTAGATCCGCATAGGGGGTAGGCTACTGATGAAGGCACATCAGGTTCACACATTACCTCTGCGGGTCAGCGCACGCCCTGACGACGTTTTTTAACTCATCAACATTCGCTCGCTTACGCGCCTCTCGAGCAATGACTTTGAATCGCGTGACGCTTTGTGTCCACTAGCAAAAATGACAGGTCAGTTCAAACTCGTGCCGGGCAGCATTGGCATTGCGCCAACCTGCTTGGTTTACGAAAAAGGCAGAACCTCGGCAAGCACGACCCAGCCGTGAAGCGCGGCTGGTGTTTATAAGCACGATCGAGATCGAGGATGAGACTCAAGGTAAAACCAAAGCAAGGCGACTGAGGGCGTAGATAAGAAAAAATCAATTGCCAGGCACTGTAGTCCAGCGTGTTTGACCTGGGAACTGCCTCCCCTATATGCAGTGACTGACAACACATTTTGCTCATTTATGCCAAGCAGGCGCAACGACAAAGTTGACTATCAAGCTGGGGTTTACTGTAATCCTATAGTTTGTTGAACGTGGCAGGTCCCGCTACGTGTATTCCTACACGGAGGTTAGATGCTCAACAGGACCACAGAAGATTGGGAGCGATTGCGAGAGTTACCGGCATTGCTCAAGGAGCTCCCTCATCTCGCTGCAGGGTTGGGATTTACCTTCTACAGCTTCAGATACACCAGCCCCCCCTACGAGCTCCACTCAGAAAACCTCTTGCCCGGCGGACGCAGGATCGTCCAGGCGGCATTGGATTTTCGACCCCCTTATCTTCAAAGCTCGGACATCCCATTGTTATGGGAACCCAAAACATTCGCCAAGGGCCCGGCTCTGTGGTCGCAGGCTCGGGAACTGGGCCTTTGTCATGGGTGGTTACAGCCTGTGCATCAAGGGGTTATCCGCAGCTGCCTGGCCCTGCTACGCCCCCACGTCAGCATGTCTATTACAGAGCTTTATGAGAAAGCTGCCGGCGTCATGTGGTTGACCGAACGACTGCACCTTGCCGCCGGACGCGATGCAGCTGTCAGGTCAAAGTCAATTTCCCTGGGACTGGGATAGTCAGAACAACGTGTTGAAGCGCCCGCTGGCCCCACAAGGGCGAAGGTGTCAATGAGCGGCGTTTCGATGAGGCTCGACATGTAACAGCCGTCCCGCGTGCTGGTGCTCATCCACTCCTGCTATTCAAGTAACTCACCACCACCATCTTCAGCCATGGACGGGTGACGCTTTGTCTTGACCGCAAGCGCCAAGGCTTGATGCATATCCAGCCGTGCAAACTGCTCAACTGCGCAAGCAACATTGTTCGAGCAAGCGGCAGCTCTGATCGGTCGCGTCGGCCCAATGCGGCGTGCCTGATCAGGTCTGGCAATCATCGGCAATGCACTCTGGCGTAACAAGTGCTTGATTTGTCGTGGGGTGAGATCAGGGTTGATGGAAATCATCGCAGCGACCACGCCAGTGACCAGGGCTGCGGCATACGAAGTGCCACACCCTCCACCCCGCCCGGCCCTCACCGCAGTCGATCGAGAGGGATTCGGACACGCGGCAGCACTGATGTCGATACGAGGGCCAACGTTTGAACTGCTACGAGGCACTGCGAAACGAGGGTCAGCCACATCCACAACCTGGCGACTTCGCTGATGCCCACCCACTACTACAAGCTGAGCTGATGACAATGATGCAGGCAGATGATCATCGGTAGTGGAGGCGCTATTACCCGCTGAATTGACCACCACAACGCTCGAATGCCGGTGTTCTAACCAATCAAAGAAACGCCTCAATAACAATTCGTACCCGGCCATTGCCTCGTCGGTGCGGACGTTGATATCTACAGGTTCGCCCCTCAGGTTGAGCGTTCCTATCCGGTGAACCCCCCAGCTCCAATTGAGCACCCGCGCACCGTCTTCAACAAGGTTCACCGAAGCAGCGATGCGAGCCGTAACACCTGACGCTGCGCCGCGATCCACAATGATGTCGAAGCGCCCGCCCACGGCACCCAACCGACTTAGAAAAGCCACATTGCCGCGCGGATACAGGCGAGCCGCAAGTATTCCGGCAACCACTGAGCCGTGCCCGTTTATCGCAGAACTGTGGCGGGCGTAAAGGCACGTGCCGACGCCTTTGCACGGCGCTGCAAACGCCGAGAAATCAGTCGATTCAAAATTGACACCCTTCTCTACCACGCCGACTACCACGTTAGTTGGCTGAAAACTCCGCCCTTGCTCACGAACATTGTGCTTGAAGGCCTCCACTGCCTGCTCGAGTTTGTTGGCGATCCACCCCGCCTGGTCAGGCGGCTCGATGATTCGTTCAGGATCTTCCGGTCGCTCTGGGTTGTCATCCTCCACTACGATCCCCTGCACGGCAGGGTCGCTTTTCATGCTGCTCACGATGCTGTGACGCGCTGCCAATGTGCGAGCGCGCAGACGCACTTGAACAACATTCAAAGGCGGTATCACCCCAACGATGTCCACGTCGTACTGAAGCGCAATCCTTCGCGTCTCCAGCAGGCCGTTAGTATTTTCACGCAAGATCAAACTGACCAAATCCAGAGCAGTCACCACCCGGTCATTGATAGTCACGAGACGGTCTTGGCTGGGAGATTGCACCCAGCTTTGCCTTGTGCTGAGCCAGACCGCGTTGCTCGTAAACCCGCCAGCACTTAGCCAAACCGGGCCACTGTTTACCCCCTCAGCTAAGTTGAAGCACAGGGAATCCCGCTGCTGCTTGACACGCGATATGGGCAAAGTAACTCCATCGACCACCACAGCTGGAGGTGCCTGATTCACACCCCGCACTTGCGCGCACCATTTTTGAAAGCCGGCCGTGTCGCCACGACCATAAGGCGCGAGGTCATCTATTCGTAACGTGTCGGAAGCTTCAGCGCCGCAGGTCAGGAGGATCGCCGCCCAAGCCGTTAACAACATTCGTCCGTTCATTTCTGCCACTTCCCTGTTGCTGTGAGGAAGTGCCCGACGGTTGTTCTTGTGACTCGCGCAGCTCAGCCTCCTCGCTGACCATGACCCTAAATCGCTTGGCGAGGCCTGCCTACTGGTAAAAATGTCAGTCCTGCGCCAGCGGCTTCAAGCTCCGAAGCCGTCCAACTGAATGGCTTTAAAGTGGAGAAATAGATCTTCACTACCGCCTGCTGGCGTAAATCAGCCCGATGATTTCCGTGGCCGGTGATCGCTGGCTACCCGAATGAGACCGATCAGCACCTAGGTTCCAACTTACTCTGCGCCGAAGGTTACGACACTGTAGCCAAATTCGTGCTCTTGACGCCTGGTGTGCGTCTCGGGATCTTCCACCCTTACCCGGTCGTCGTCATGCACGATCAGCACATGGCTGTCGTCAAGTACCTCCACACCCTCGGGCTTGTGGTTGAAGGCCACCACAGCCCCTTCTTCAAGCCTGACAGGCTGAGGCTCACCAAGCTTAGAGCCTTCAAACGGCAACACCCACAAGAAGCCGCCAATCTCTTTCTGGCCGACCTCCTTACCGTCTCGCTCGTAACTGGTAACTGCGTAAAGGCGGTCTTGGTTGTAGCGGTCAAACTCGAGCCCAGAAAGCCCCAACTCAGGATACGCCCCTGCCTGCATACCCAGTTTTTCGACCAGTTGGTCAGGCGTCAGGCTCAAAACAATCTCAAATTGGTCGCCAAGCTGAACGCCCTGCTCATTGATGGAGCAAGAAATTGACAGCAATAAAAACGAGAATTTTGCTTGTTTGCTCTCTTTACCATGCTTACGAATACCTATCAGCAAACGGTCGCCAGGCGAAGTAGAAATCGCCTCAATCTGATAATAAGACGAGCCTACGGCTTCCCTAATTTTCGCCCGCAAATCTTGCGAGTTTGTCACCTGATTTCCCGTTGATACAGAGATGACCGTAGCATTTTTTGGTTCGCTCACTGGCCAGTAGAGCAACGTATTGAGGGCGTCATTGGAAGGATTGTTGAACGCAGTGATGGCGATGACATACTTCCCATCCAGCGTGGTTGTAAGGCCTTCAAACTTGTCTGCCTTGAGCAGCACCGTTCCCTCTAGATAGGAGGGCGTGCCGACGATACGATGATCATCAAGTGCCATTGTAAAAATTGCAGGACCGCCAGGCCTAGGCATTTTCTTGTCATTAGCAAGGATGAGATTTTCGCCGACTCGCGCCACACCCGAAACTTCACAGTTCACACCGTTACCGGCCGTGAAACAGGGGGCCAGGTAATTCTGCACAGCTTTAGCAGGTACACCAACTGGAGCAGCGCTTGGGCTCTGCAGGTGAAGCATCAGGCCCGCGACTGCGAGTGATTTGACAAGTCTGTTCATAGGTCCCACTCCTTGTATGCGACATTCCGTGTGAAGGAACAACATACATAGAATTGGACCTATGAAGAACTGGCAATTTTGACAGGTAGTGGTTTTCCGGTCTTCACGGCGGCGACCTTGTATAGCGCGTTCAGCCGCGGATTGTTCTAATGGCAGCAATGCATCCTTTGACGATACGTTCCGCTTGATCATCTGAAATACTACTATTCATCGAAAGCCGAACCAACGCGGCAACAGATGGCGCCCGCCCCACACTGCATTCAAATGCTCTTGTACAAACGACTTCACTCTGGTACTGACAAAATCTGGCAGCCTTGGTCCGGCGTCGTTATCTATAGGCTTCATCACACTCACCCAGCCCGTTGCCCTTGATCATTTGAATCCGCTTTCATCAAATTGACTACTGGCGAAAATATCAGGCAAAGATCTGATATTTTTTAGGCGGTACCTTGAGATGAAGCCAGACTGGCTTATATGGCCGAAACCGGTCGTTCGGCGGTCGGATAGCTAAATGGCCGAGGGAAATAGCCTGTGAGGGTGGGTTTCTGTCCAAGTCGATAGACCTGCTGTTTCGCGCCGTGCGAGCCAGCCTGTGCCTGCCGTTGGCAATGACGGAACTGGGGGGAAAAACCGCGCGTCATACCCTCATGCAGGGACACGGCATCACCGAACTCGGCTCATGACATCGACCGTGCACGTGGCAACGAGCCTTTAAAGCGGGTTAACCAGGAACTGTCAGGAGCGACACCATGCGCAAACGGATAACGGCGCAAAACCTGAAATGGACCTGCGGTTGGCTCGCTGTCGCGGGTCTGGCTCTGTGCTGGTGGCTACCGCTACCCTTACACCCCGCTGCCGATAGCGGCCCACCGTGGATCTATGGCAACCCCGAAGCACGCTTTACGGTCACGCTCTATACCAACCTTGAATGCCCCCATTGCCGGTTCTACCTGCCCCAACTGCAGCGCTGGATCGTCACCAACGATCACGTCAACCTGGCCTGGCCCGATCTGCCGTTGCCACAAAACGAGCCTGCATCCAGTCGCGAAGCGCGGCTGCTCGAATGCGTAGGCCAGC from Pseudomonas fortuita carries:
- a CDS encoding LexA family protein, which gives rise to MENWNAFLKRYKREHNLSQLKLAERLGMTQGGVGHWLRGTRRPTLETINEKLEKLGLVFLEAQVMVVERDILREAPGRYAVEPPVSAQALLYASFRFPVLTWADLQGPLPEAGKCHEQTDYMPAGNAFWLVVENDSMNAASGKSVPEGMRVLVDTGLQAEPGRLVIARQPGRPAVLRQLVEEGGDKMLKPLNTRYPTILCEEGCEFLGVVVRVHGAF
- a CDS encoding LysR family transcriptional regulator translates to MMLTTTPFTRDPEAKRFLNDRLDWNLLRTFLVIGQEGSISRAAARLHLSQPAVSQALRRLEEQLGSALVVRRGPRINLSQAGEEVMQIAAELYGTVSRLGPALDRPAETVTGKIRLLSISRIQSRVYDEFLAQFHSDYPQVEVEIDVLRSSNVASGLLQKTASFGLSLCRTPQPRLEQRVLLEQRYAFFCGKRHRLFGRKNLTLADLQGENFVSFTSDQMGGNLSPLTVFRDQQGFTGRIVASSPSLDEILRLVGAGYGIGCLPEHIVAADVQANELWRLPPWDGVIDVNVYLLWNREQKFTQAESIFLERFQQMLMTTDPAERF
- a CDS encoding DUF4880 domain-containing protein; amino-acid sequence: MTRLLLPLEHPTPVTEHDPDRALLHALKRLPRRVQQVFLLNRLDQLDFASIAARLDLPLASIEQNMDQALQAGRSRRDVLSSVAGQWYVRLQSPQVTACERIDFRRWLDADTANLQAFHETELRWRSLLAPARQLGHDGWYRQGRAALSLGGCSIAVGLGVAALVVFGLWA
- a CDS encoding S8/S53 family peptidase, which codes for MNGRMLLTAWAAILLTCGAEASDTLRIDDLAPYGRGDTAGFQKWCAQVRGVNQAPPAVVVDGVTLPISRVKQQRDSLCFNLAEGVNSGPVWLSAGGFTSNAVWLSTRQSWVQSPSQDRLVTINDRVVTALDLVSLILRENTNGLLETRRIALQYDVDIVGVIPPLNVVQVRLRARTLAARHSIVSSMKSDPAVQGIVVEDDNPERPEDPERIIEPPDQAGWIANKLEQAVEAFKHNVREQGRSFQPTNVVVGVVEKGVNFESTDFSAFAAPCKGVGTCLYARHSSAINGHGSVVAGILAARLYPRGNVAFLSRLGAVGGRFDIIVDRGAASGVTARIAASVNLVEDGARVLNWSWGVHRIGTLNLRGEPVDINVRTDEAMAGYELLLRRFFDWLEHRHSSVVVVNSAGNSASTTDDHLPASLSSAQLVVVGGHQRSRQVVDVADPRFAVPRSSSNVGPRIDISAAACPNPSRSTAVRAGRGGGCGTSYAAALVTGVVAAMISINPDLTPRQIKHLLRQSALPMIARPDQARRIGPTRPIRAAACSNNVACAVEQFARLDMHQALALAVKTKRHPSMAEDGGGELLE
- a CDS encoding histone deacetylase family protein translates to MKAFFHPAQRLHHPRSYLSRGQMRQPQEVPARIEPLLAVVNKLGYPLFEPADHGLAPLAAVHGQAYLDYLGSAYQQWHEVPEDWGDEVMSNIYIREGNPLRGILGKTARYLADGSCPIGEHTWQAAYWSAQSAVAAAHAVIEGDQAAYALCRPPGHHARAEAAGGFCYLNNAAIAAQVLRGKFDKVAMLDTDMHHGQGIQEIFYERNDVLYVSIHGDPTNFYPVVAGFDDETGAGAGAGFNLNLPMAHGASEADFLACMDQAATALHAFAPDVLVLSLGFDIYENDPQSKVHVSHEGFYLLGQRIKALGLPCVVIQEGGYDIATLDENASRFFAGMAA
- a CDS encoding DUF6124 family protein, which produces MKPPKNDETDLDSEAARRALDYYLNPKPQRPTLDNKIWTLHESVTSDQAQEHAIALLRCAAATAQETASHQHGSQRELTYALMHMMDMARALLEHNRAADPEF
- a CDS encoding endonuclease/exonuclease/phosphatase family protein, whose translation is MRVSIYQPILLALLILVLPGNVWAGLPESLKVMSFNVRTPVDAAPGKRWEDRRAAMVTMILDVQPAVIGTQELVQEQADYLAAHLPGYRWFGEGRRGGDGDEHMGVFYDSTQMTAEQWGDFWLSDTPDVAGSVSWGNLFPRMVSWALFRRIEDGRRFYFLNTHLPYRAEDETARVKGAELIAARVDKLPIGVPVVLTGDFNAEPGSSAYLALSRVLQDTRPVVKTPRGPSNTFHGFTGKATVRVDWVLERGFHARSFVTDDRLINGVLPSDHFPVVVELEWTSP